From Arachis hypogaea cultivar Tifrunner chromosome 3, arahy.Tifrunner.gnm2.J5K5, whole genome shotgun sequence:
gtcaatccataaaatagataactctaaagccttaactgtttctccatacatATTTCACAACCTGTTTACTGCGTGCTTTTCTGATTCtttgaattactgtttaatgcaattgaactctcaacactcttttctgtttgtctaactaagccaatcactaatcattgttgcttgatccatcaatcctcgtgggatcgaccctcattcacttgaggtactacttggtacgacccggtgcacttgccggttagtttgtggtcaTAAATTCCGCACCAGGATTCATCCGGGAGCTTTGATTTTTTGAATGGTTAGCCAACGTGGTAATGGTGCGAAAAAGCTCAGGGAAGTGGTGCATGTGTGTGGACTTTACCGACTTAAACAAGGCATGTCCGAATGATTGCTACCCACACCCTAACATAGATAGATTGGTGGATGATACCTCAGGATTCCCAGTACTCGGCTTCATGGACACTTATTTAGGGTATAATCAAATACTGATGCATCCAGGAGACAAAGAGAAAACATTATTTGTGACTGACCAAGGGAATTTTTGTTACAAAGTCATGTCCTTTGGGCTTAAAAACGCAGGAGCAACATATCAACGACTAATGGACAAAGTTTTCAAAGAACAAATTGGCATAAACATAGAAATATATGTAGATGACATGGTAGTCAAATAATGCTCGGAAGAACAACACAAGCACGACCTCAATGAGATCTTTAAACAACTCAGGAGACACAATATGAGGTTAAATCCGGAGAAATACGCGTTCAGAGTACAGGGAGGAAAATTCCTCGGATTCCTACTGACTAACAGGGGGATAGAAGCCAACCCAGACAAATGCCTTGCAGTAATCAACATGTAATCTCCTCGGACCAAAAAAGAAGTCCAGCAGCTAACAGGTCGGCTAGCAGCCCTATCCCGCTTCTTGCCAGCAGTAGCAGAAAAATCTTACCACTTCTTCAACACCCTAAGAAAGATAGACAAATTTACCTGGATAGAGGAGTGCGAAGAAGCAttcacaaaattcaaaaacacctTAGGGTCGCCACCTATATTGAGGAAACCAGAACAAGGTAAGccgttaaacctatttctttccatttcaactAACACAGTTAGTTCAGTGCTTGTAACAGACAATGGGAAAGAACAACACCCAGTATACTTCGTAAGTAAGGTATTACAAGGTGCCGAAACGAGATATCCAATGATTGAAAAATTGGCATTTGGGCTTATCATTACAGCTCGGCGGCTGCGACATTATTTTCAAGGATACCGAATTATAGTTCGGACCAATCAACTACTTCGCCAAATTTTAACAAAACCAGACCCAGTAGGAAGACTTACAAAATGGTCCATTGAACTCTCAAAATTCGATATTACCTATCAATCCAGAGGATCTCCTAAAGCCCAAGCCCTAGCTGACTTTGTCTCTGAATTCACCGGCGAAACGGAGGAGGCCGAACAATGGGAACTATATAAGGACGGTGCATCAAATGACAACGGATGTGGGGTAGGAATACTACTAAAATACAAAACAGGGGTGCACGCAGAACAATCAATCAAATTCCTATTCCAGACAATAAATAACCAGGCCGagtatgaagcattattagcagGGCTCAGACATGCAAAGGAAATCGAGGTGTCGAAGTTGTGGGTGTACTGCGATTCCTTACTCGTAGTACAACAGGTAACTGGTAATTTTCAAACTAAAGATCCCCTTCTAGAAAAATACTTGAATCTTGTTAAAAACATGATAACGGACTTTCAAACATTTGAAATAAAGTATATACCCCAAGAACAGAATTGTAGGGCAGATATCTTATCAAAGTTTGTCACATACAGAGATGATCAACACTCAGAAAACCTAGTACATCTCACACTGACAAAACATAGTCTAGATATGCAATATGTTTTAAGTATGACACACGAACAAGATTGGCGAACTCCAATAGTCCATTACTTGAAGACAGGAACAATACCGGAATGGGAACCGAGGTCTTTCAAAAGGAAAGCACACAACTTCACACTGATAGGAGATAACTTGTATAGACGAGGGTTCTCCCGACCATTACTCCGATGCCTCGAAGAAAACGATGCCAAGGCAGCTATTGCCGAGATACATGAAGGAATTTGCGGACACCATGTGGGAGGACGAAGTCTAGCCATAAAAATACTGAGAGCAGGTTACTATTGGCCGACTATAAGATCGAATTGTGCAACAAAGGTGCAACAGTGCGACGCATGTAAAAAATGCTCGCCCCTAATTCACAGCCCGGCCGAAACATTACATACAACCAACGTCAGCTGGCCATTCCACAAATGAGGATTAGATATCCTCGGCCCTTTTCCAGTATCACCGGGACAGGTAAAATTTCTTTTGGTAGCCGTTGATTACTttacaaaatggatagaagcacagCCACTGGCGAGGATAACCTCGGACAAGGCCCTAAAGAAAAATCTGACTAAGGCTAAAGGTCGGTGGGCAAAACTTATACCCGAAATACTGTGGAGCTACAACACAACTCCCCAGACGACAACAAAAGGAAGTCCTTTCAGACTGGTTTATGGATCTGAATGCATGATTCTCTTAGAGCTTAACCAAGGCTCGATGAGAACCGAACACTTCGATGGAGATAGCAATGAACAAACAAGGCGCGTCGAGCTTGACCTTATTCAAAAAGGACACTACGTTACAGAGCTAAGGCAAAAGTCAATGCAATTGGCTATGAAACAACAATATGACAAGATAGTTCGACCAAGAACCCTTAAAGAAGGAGACCTGGTGCTCATACAACTCGAAGACATCCAAAAACCTCCAAGACATGGGAAGTTGGCAACAACCTGGGAAGGACCTTTTCGGATCGCTAAAGTTATCGGCGAAGGGGCTTACTGCTTAGAAACATTAAGCAGAACAACCATACTAAACACATGGAACATCTCATCACTCAAATATTATTATAGCTGATCATACTGATGTAACAAGCAGGATCGCCAGGTACTCTTTTTCCAAACCACAAGGTTTTTTCCCTAAGGAGGGTTTTACTCGGgtaggttttaacgaggccgaccATCCCGCAAACCTCAAACACGAGGATCATTCAAATACGAAACAAAGTATACATACTCTATACTACTCAGTTATATTCTACAATATTACGAACCAACGATATCAAAGTTGGAGTCATAAATAACAAAATAGTCATATCATAGTCAAATTCTGAAATCAGAATTCGGAAAAACAGTCAATAAAACCGGAACAAACACCGGCTACAGTACTTCAAAACATACAAACTTTTATCTACTTATAAaggcataaaaattcaaaaaggcGGCGGCACATTCTCGTCATGATCTTCGCCCGCCTCATCTTGCACTAGCTTTCCATCAATAACAATTTTTGTCACATCAAGATGACGAACATCAAACTCAGGAGCAAACAACGACACTTGAGAAACAGCTCGGTCGAAGCCCGAGGTAAACATCTCTATACCTTGTTTCTCCAGCTCATGAATTTGAGCAGTCATCTCACCTTTCGTCTTATCACTATCCCTTATCTCGCTTTGAAGTAAACGAATATGATCTTGAAGACAAGTGATTTCATCCTTTTTCTCCCCCAACTTAGCAGTAACATCAGTAACAGCCTCTTCCTTTTCCTTCATCTTCGCAGTAATATCAATAATaaccttttctttctctttcactGAACGTTCCAAAGCAACAAACTTTTCCAAATCAACTTGCTGCTCGGAACCAAGTAATTCCGTAGTGCAACCAACGCACAACAGGCGAGCAGCAACCACCTGGTACACAAAACAAAATAGTAATGAGAACAAATAAGTCCGACCAACAGTAGCACAAACGACACAATGATTACAAACCTG
This genomic window contains:
- the LOC112735522 gene encoding uncharacterized protein, producing MADKSIKPAYGLVENVLVKVVSSVLVTDNGKEQHPVYFVSKVLQGAETRYPMIEKLAFGLIITARRLRHYFQGYRIIVRTNQLLRQILTKPDPVGRLTKWSIELSKFDITYQSRGSPKAQALADFVSEFTGETEEAEQWELYKDGASNDNGCGVGILLKYKTGVHAEQSIKFLFQTINNQAEYEALLAGLRHAKEIEVSKLWVYCDSLLVVQQVTGNFQTKDPLLEKYLNLVKNMITDFQTFEIKYIPQEQNCRADILSKFVTYRDDQHSENLVHLTLTKHSLDMQYVLSMTHEQDWRTPIVHYLKTGTIPEWEPRSFKRKAHNFTLIGDNLYRRGFSRPLLRCLEENDAKAAIAEIHEGICGHHVGGRSLAIKILRAGYYWPTIRSNCATKVQQCDALSPGQVKFLLVAVDYFTKWIEAQPLARITSDKALKKNLTKAKGRWAKLIPEILWSYNTTPQTTTKGSPFRLVYGSECMILLELNQGSMRTEHFDGDSNEQTRRVELDLIQKGHYVTELRQKSMQLAMKQQYDKIVRPRTLKEGDLVLIQLEDIQKPPRHGKLATTWEGPFRIAKVIGEGAYCLETLSRTTILNTWNISSLKYYYS